A genomic stretch from Alloyangia pacifica includes:
- a CDS encoding response regulator transcription factor: MNEFNTVHNVLIMDTNPVLVAGISMLLQEDGSVAAKALTVSTGQAMMGDLLVANIDPETDLIIIDPCQFGEQLEAVMDIISAGLSKKPKYIAYCGVMNAGDQEMVRSLLTLGFSGVVSKQVDLQVVKIAVASVRHGLVHVEQAFAEAMFQCGPAIDAHPIPTDRSRKCALEAELTEREAFVLRAVAFGKSMKEIGHELDLSSKTVETYKARGASKLGLRTRKDIVGHALRSGWVTQQ; encoded by the coding sequence ATGAACGAGTTCAACACGGTCCATAATGTGCTCATTATGGACACAAATCCGGTCTTGGTTGCCGGAATCTCCATGCTGCTTCAGGAGGACGGCAGTGTAGCTGCCAAGGCACTCACAGTGTCGACAGGTCAGGCCATGATGGGCGACCTACTTGTGGCGAATATCGATCCCGAAACCGATCTGATCATCATCGATCCGTGCCAGTTCGGTGAGCAACTGGAAGCGGTGATGGACATCATCAGTGCCGGGCTCTCGAAGAAGCCAAAGTACATTGCCTATTGCGGTGTGATGAACGCTGGTGACCAAGAGATGGTGCGATCGCTGCTGACGCTTGGTTTCAGCGGAGTGGTGTCAAAGCAGGTCGACCTGCAGGTGGTTAAGATTGCAGTCGCTTCGGTTCGCCATGGATTGGTTCATGTCGAACAGGCGTTTGCGGAGGCAATGTTCCAATGCGGTCCCGCCATCGACGCTCATCCGATCCCCACTGACCGGAGCCGGAAGTGCGCGCTGGAAGCCGAGCTGACCGAGCGCGAAGCTTTTGTCCTGCGCGCCGTGGCGTTCGGCAAAAGTATGAAGGAGATTGGTCACGAGTTGGACCTCTCTTCCAAGACGGTCGAGACCTACAAGGCCAGAGGCGCTTCAAAACTGGGCTTGCGAACCCGTAAGGACATCGTTGGGCATGCGCTCCGGTCAGGATGGGTCACCCAACAGTAG
- a CDS encoding calcium-binding protein, producing the protein MVIKIAAGASSAEIQRAVDSASEGTVIRLAAGEYRFTSTVKITTDGVTIEGDAAGGTVVTLDDSMAGDPAFQVGANLFEEDLGAELSVSAGAKGAHSLSLAKANHDLQAGDVIWITMPNDDALYDEIGDTAWQKDNKDLRTQMVTVNSVDGKKIGFDNALDFDFDSSATVQLVETVDDVAIRNLVLEGDYGRSDPTDFSNTISAEDDGMMILVNTASGFSLSDVSMIEAGSSGLVLAKSVNADVKGLTVEGSHNKGSDGNGYGVWIRDVYDSSFSDLTIMDTRHAVLFASYTSASGNDVHVTYTNRDINFHGGLDTRNTVVVDSSIRDTEAEQRSLGLTYFVNDGGKRYGAPTDRDANTVLFTNVHGSVRAEQIELTDAGGVAYMYGSADTVTGGAGDDWIDMGTGADVIYASGGDDTLIGGSGTDTVIFDGSIDDISVSSTRSGVLVEHAGGSMLLDGVEVLQLGAKSFSISDKLDWLTAHGGWSGDHADEDASVDDDVSVDVPENVPGDEDAAGGEGQSPSEGSDDTDSDHGDADEPAVVPDEGSVAVFTGTSSRDTLVLSGAATEVDAQSGADLVIGGAGDDYVVLGSGHDRFEASAGNDTVFGGYGNDTVSAGADLGPISVSETSEGVLLEYDSGSLLIDERVEFIELGATEYRVRKDLASLIGSKGSESETSPESGAQFFEPLAGEDREAAKSAPPNQGEISNDLIKVPEGGLSGTDKSERLVAEDGQTAVFAQGGDDTVLACDEDTWIDLGAGDDRGQGRNGADTLRGGEGADNLRGNSGDDYLLGGSGDDTIYGNAGNDTVVGGDGADKLNGGSGDDTLEGGNGSDKFVIVEGKNVITDFDAGEGDVFYFANQSDSQVLSGFHHWFETGESSAGLEFSLADGGLTVTADTGSLHVENVAIDTIAGWYDLG; encoded by the coding sequence ATGGTCATAAAAATAGCGGCGGGGGCCTCCTCCGCCGAAATCCAGCGCGCAGTGGACTCCGCTTCCGAAGGAACGGTGATACGTCTTGCTGCCGGCGAATACAGGTTTACGTCCACGGTGAAGATCACCACCGATGGCGTGACGATCGAGGGCGATGCCGCTGGCGGCACCGTCGTCACTTTGGACGACTCGATGGCAGGAGACCCGGCGTTTCAGGTTGGCGCGAACCTGTTCGAAGAGGATCTTGGCGCCGAGCTGTCGGTGTCGGCCGGAGCCAAGGGGGCGCACAGCCTCTCCTTGGCCAAAGCCAACCACGACCTTCAGGCCGGGGACGTGATCTGGATCACCATGCCCAATGATGACGCCTTGTACGACGAAATAGGTGACACCGCTTGGCAGAAGGACAACAAGGATCTGCGCACGCAGATGGTGACGGTCAACTCTGTCGACGGAAAGAAGATAGGCTTCGACAACGCGCTTGATTTCGACTTCGACAGCTCTGCAACCGTGCAGCTTGTGGAGACGGTGGACGATGTCGCGATCCGGAACCTGGTTCTGGAAGGGGATTACGGCCGCTCCGATCCAACCGATTTCTCCAATACGATCTCGGCCGAGGACGATGGCATGATGATCCTCGTCAACACCGCGTCGGGGTTCTCGCTGAGCGATGTGTCGATGATCGAGGCGGGCTCCAGTGGTCTGGTCCTCGCCAAGTCCGTCAACGCCGACGTCAAAGGACTCACCGTCGAGGGCTCGCACAACAAGGGCTCGGACGGAAACGGTTACGGCGTCTGGATCCGGGATGTTTACGACAGCAGTTTCAGCGATCTGACGATCATGGACACGCGGCACGCGGTGCTGTTCGCATCCTACACGTCGGCCTCGGGGAATGATGTCCACGTCACCTACACCAACCGCGACATCAACTTCCACGGCGGTCTCGACACGCGCAACACCGTGGTCGTTGACAGCTCCATCCGGGACACCGAAGCCGAGCAACGCTCCCTGGGCCTGACCTATTTCGTCAACGACGGAGGCAAACGTTACGGCGCGCCCACGGATCGGGATGCCAACACTGTGCTGTTTACCAACGTTCACGGTAGTGTGCGGGCCGAACAGATCGAGCTGACCGATGCCGGCGGGGTCGCGTACATGTATGGCAGCGCCGACACGGTCACGGGCGGCGCTGGCGACGATTGGATCGATATGGGAACCGGCGCGGACGTCATCTACGCCTCGGGCGGAGACGACACGCTGATCGGAGGCTCGGGCACCGATACTGTCATTTTCGACGGCAGCATCGACGACATTTCCGTCTCTTCCACCCGCTCGGGCGTGCTCGTTGAGCATGCCGGAGGATCGATGCTTCTCGACGGGGTGGAGGTGCTTCAGCTTGGCGCGAAGAGTTTCTCGATTTCCGACAAGCTCGATTGGCTGACCGCTCACGGCGGATGGTCGGGAGACCATGCCGATGAGGACGCGTCCGTCGACGATGATGTGTCGGTAGATGTCCCTGAAAATGTCCCCGGCGACGAGGATGCAGCTGGCGGTGAGGGCCAATCGCCGTCGGAGGGATCGGACGACACCGACAGCGATCACGGTGACGCCGACGAGCCCGCCGTCGTGCCTGATGAGGGGTCTGTTGCGGTCTTCACCGGAACCTCGAGCCGCGACACTCTGGTGCTGTCTGGTGCTGCGACCGAGGTGGATGCGCAAAGCGGAGCTGACTTGGTCATCGGCGGAGCGGGGGACGACTATGTCGTCTTGGGATCCGGGCATGACCGGTTCGAGGCATCGGCCGGCAATGACACCGTTTTCGGCGGCTATGGAAACGACACGGTGTCCGCCGGGGCAGACTTGGGGCCGATCTCGGTCTCCGAAACCTCGGAAGGCGTTCTGCTCGAATACGACAGCGGGTCCTTGCTGATCGATGAGCGCGTGGAGTTCATCGAACTGGGCGCGACAGAGTACCGTGTCCGCAAAGACCTGGCCTCTCTAATCGGCTCGAAAGGCTCCGAGAGCGAGACCTCGCCCGAAAGCGGGGCCCAGTTTTTTGAGCCATTGGCCGGAGAGGATCGCGAGGCGGCAAAAAGCGCGCCGCCAAACCAAGGGGAGATTTCCAATGACCTGATCAAGGTTCCCGAAGGCGGCCTCAGCGGCACCGACAAGTCCGAGCGGTTGGTTGCAGAGGACGGTCAGACGGCCGTGTTCGCGCAAGGCGGCGACGATACCGTGCTTGCGTGCGATGAGGATACATGGATTGACCTCGGTGCCGGCGATGATCGCGGGCAAGGGCGAAATGGCGCCGACACCCTCCGTGGTGGGGAGGGTGCCGACAACCTGCGTGGCAATAGCGGTGACGACTACCTTCTTGGCGGATCGGGAGACGACACTATTTATGGCAACGCTGGTAACGATACGGTTGTTGGGGGCGATGGCGCCGACAAGCTGAACGGCGGTTCTGGAGACGATACGCTTGAAGGCGGAAATGGTTCCGACAAATTTGTCATAGTTGAGGGCAAGAACGTCATCACCGACTTCGATGCCGGTGAGGGCGACGTTTTCTACTTTGCAAATCAATCGGATAGCCAGGTTCTGAGCGGCTTCCATCATTGGTTTGAAACCGGTGAAAGCTCCGCTGGGCTTGAGTTCTCTTTGGCGGATGGTGGCCTGACGGTCACTGCCGATACCGGGAGCCTCCACGTCGAGAACGTAGCCATCGATACCATCGCAGGCTGGTACGACCTCGGCTGA
- a CDS encoding IS5 family transposase, translating into MSKPKPKPARYRTTNWSAYNAALTKRGSLLIWLDKEMAWHALHEGRPGRPPVFSDAAIQFCLSIKVLFKLPLRQTAGMVASLLRLAGLDWPVPDFSTLCRRQKTLKVQIPYRRAGGPLNLLVDSTGIKFLGDGEWQARKHGLQGRRQCRKVHLAMDTATSDIRAVEFTPSREGDSPVLPDLLDQIPDDEDIGTVTADGAYDTRRCHSAIIAHGGTAIIPIRKNGRPWKDDCPAARARNETLRATRHYSRAFWKRWTGYHIRSRAEARMRCLKAFGERIAARDPDRQTAEIHIRVALMNRFNALGTAEIVRVT; encoded by the coding sequence ATGAGCAAGCCCAAGCCCAAGCCCGCCCGCTACCGCACGACGAACTGGTCCGCCTACAACGCTGCGCTGACGAAGCGCGGGTCTCTGCTGATCTGGCTGGACAAGGAGATGGCTTGGCACGCGCTGCATGAGGGCCGCCCCGGACGCCCGCCAGTCTTCTCGGATGCGGCGATCCAGTTCTGCCTGTCGATCAAGGTGCTATTCAAGCTGCCGCTCAGGCAGACTGCCGGGATGGTCGCAAGCCTCCTGCGCCTCGCCGGGCTGGACTGGCCCGTTCCAGACTTCTCCACGCTGTGCCGCCGGCAGAAGACTCTTAAGGTGCAGATCCCCTATCGCCGTGCCGGCGGGCCGCTGAACCTGTTGGTGGACAGCACCGGCATCAAGTTCCTCGGCGATGGCGAATGGCAGGCCCGGAAGCACGGTTTGCAAGGCCGTCGCCAATGCCGCAAGGTCCATCTGGCCATGGACACCGCCACCTCCGACATCCGCGCGGTCGAGTTTACCCCCAGCCGGGAAGGCGACAGCCCCGTCCTGCCAGACCTGCTGGACCAGATCCCGGACGACGAAGACATCGGCACCGTGACCGCAGACGGCGCCTACGACACCCGCCGCTGCCATAGCGCCATCATCGCACACGGTGGCACTGCGATCATCCCGATCCGCAAGAACGGTCGGCCATGGAAAGACGACTGCCCAGCTGCCCGGGCGCGCAACGAAACCCTGCGCGCCACACGTCACTATAGCAGGGCGTTCTGGAAGCGGTGGACCGGATACCATATCCGCAGCCGCGCCGAGGCCAGGATGCGATGCCTGAAGGCCTTCGGCGAGCGCATCGCCGCCAGAGACCCCGACCGCCAGACTGCCGAAATCCACATCCGCGTCGCCCTCATGAACCGCTTCAACGCCCTCGGCACAGCCGAGATCGTCCGCGTGACCTGA
- a CDS encoding LysR family transcriptional regulator translates to MKKRTMDHWDELRMFLAVAKGGTVRAAADALDLNHATVLRGVARLEQRLKTKLFEKLPSGYRLTSAGADIVDLAAQMAEASTKIEGRIFARDQSVSGPLRLTLPVSFATDLLMETLTEFRSAYPDIALEIIGTGTVANLSNREADVALRVVLGKRSPPDNLYGSRLCGFYTAFYGCRDRLGDVSSPLAWLLGPDDVVPGDWVPEGIEMAATAVRFSEMRSRLQAARAGMGITLLPCFVGDEDLLLSRVPGGPVMHTGDVWLLTHVDTRQTLRVRLLCDRIRNVMRAVSARVEGRAAAATSDHL, encoded by the coding sequence ATGAAAAAACGCACCATGGATCACTGGGATGAGTTGCGTATGTTCCTTGCAGTGGCCAAGGGCGGAACGGTGCGTGCGGCGGCTGACGCGTTGGACCTCAACCACGCAACGGTGCTTCGGGGCGTGGCGCGTCTGGAGCAGCGTCTCAAAACAAAACTCTTCGAAAAACTGCCTTCCGGATACAGGCTGACGTCGGCGGGTGCCGACATCGTGGATCTTGCCGCGCAGATGGCGGAGGCCTCGACCAAGATCGAAGGGAGGATTTTCGCGCGCGACCAAAGCGTGTCCGGCCCGCTGCGCCTTACCCTCCCCGTCTCGTTTGCGACCGATCTCCTGATGGAGACCCTGACGGAGTTTCGGTCCGCCTATCCGGACATTGCGCTGGAAATCATCGGAACGGGAACGGTTGCCAACCTGAGCAACCGGGAGGCGGATGTTGCATTGCGCGTCGTTCTTGGAAAGAGGTCGCCGCCAGACAACCTCTATGGAAGCAGGCTCTGCGGGTTCTACACGGCGTTTTACGGATGTCGTGACCGGCTCGGCGACGTTTCGTCACCTTTGGCGTGGCTGCTCGGACCAGACGACGTCGTCCCCGGTGATTGGGTTCCGGAAGGCATCGAAATGGCCGCCACGGCTGTCCGCTTTTCCGAGATGCGCTCGAGGCTTCAAGCCGCCCGTGCGGGCATGGGCATCACGTTACTGCCCTGCTTTGTCGGCGACGAAGACCTCCTGCTTTCCCGTGTCCCAGGCGGTCCGGTCATGCACACCGGCGATGTGTGGCTCCTGACCCACGTCGACACCCGGCAAACCCTGCGCGTGAGACTTCTGTGCGACCGTATACGCAACGTCATGCGAGCCGTCTCCGCCAGGGTTGAGGGGCGAGCGGCCGCGGCGACATCGGACCATCTTTGA
- a CDS encoding manganese efflux pump MntP — protein sequence MIEAITPLLGWLAGVAASQYVAEVDHWIAFALLAGVGSHMTLQAWTRAEDEPRATSLWATVITAIGTSIDAMAVGVSLAFLQVNILVIATAIGATTMLMSSAGPIAGRYVGGRFGRIAETLGGVALFTIGTMILLEHLSAAA from the coding sequence GTGATCGAGGCCATCACCCCTTTGCTGGGGTGGCTGGCCGGCGTCGCGGCCTCACAGTATGTCGCCGAGGTCGATCATTGGATCGCATTTGCATTGCTCGCAGGGGTGGGTAGTCACATGACGCTTCAGGCCTGGACACGTGCCGAGGATGAACCTCGCGCCACCTCACTCTGGGCTACGGTCATCACAGCAATCGGCACCTCGATCGATGCTATGGCAGTTGGGGTCTCTCTTGCCTTCTTGCAGGTGAACATCTTGGTCATCGCCACTGCGATTGGCGCGACAACTATGCTGATGAGTTCGGCCGGCCCAATAGCCGGCCGCTACGTCGGTGGCCGCTTCGGTCGGATCGCAGAGACCCTTGGAGGGGTTGCCCTGTTCACGATCGGTACAATGATCCTCTTGGAACATCTCAGCGCAGCCGCGTAG
- the tnpB gene encoding IS66 family insertion sequence element accessory protein TnpB (TnpB, as the term is used for proteins encoded by IS66 family insertion elements, is considered an accessory protein, since TnpC, encoded by a neighboring gene, is a DDE family transposase.), with the protein MLMPSQGVRILVATKPVDFRKGHDGLAALVQSTLAEDPFTGTVFVFRSKRADRLKILFWDGSGLVMAYKRLEESSFTWPAVRDGAMTLNRTQFEAMFAGLDWRRVRSLEVRRPAVAE; encoded by the coding sequence ATGTTGATGCCCTCGCAGGGCGTTCGGATTCTGGTGGCGACGAAGCCGGTGGACTTCCGGAAAGGCCATGACGGTCTTGCAGCCTTGGTCCAGTCGACGCTGGCCGAGGACCCATTCACCGGGACGGTCTTCGTGTTCCGCTCGAAGCGCGCCGACAGGTTGAAGATTTTGTTCTGGGACGGCAGCGGTTTGGTCATGGCTTACAAGCGGCTTGAGGAAAGCAGCTTCACCTGGCCGGCGGTCCGCGACGGGGCGATGACGTTGAATAGAACACAGTTCGAGGCCATGTTCGCCGGCCTGGACTGGCGCCGGGTGCGGTCACTGGAGGTCCGCCGTCCGGCTGTGGCAGAGTGA
- a CDS encoding transposase, giving the protein MFAKNSFLTALVVEVFASGQRRWPEHVKAQAVAETLEPGATVSGVAARYEIMPSQLTAWRRLAKEGKLVLPALEIDEPVFAPLVIPDEIAAASEPELPCAEAPIRIVRGSVVIELAQDVPVSRIAEIVHALEAHPC; this is encoded by the coding sequence ATGTTCGCAAAGAATTCGTTTCTCACAGCGCTTGTTGTTGAAGTCTTCGCCTCCGGTCAGAGGCGCTGGCCGGAACACGTGAAGGCGCAGGCGGTAGCCGAGACGCTGGAGCCCGGGGCGACGGTGTCGGGTGTCGCTGCGCGCTATGAGATCATGCCGAGCCAGCTGACGGCGTGGCGACGGCTCGCAAAGGAAGGCAAGCTCGTGTTGCCTGCGCTCGAGATCGACGAGCCGGTTTTCGCGCCTCTTGTCATCCCCGATGAGATCGCGGCTGCCTCTGAGCCCGAACTGCCCTGCGCCGAGGCACCGATCAGGATTGTCCGGGGTTCGGTCGTCATCGAGCTCGCGCAGGATGTGCCTGTGTCCCGGATCGCCGAGATCGTCCACGCGCTCGAGGCCCATCCATGTTGA
- a CDS encoding lactoylglutathione lyase family protein, with protein sequence MTATPRSFSHIGLSVPDLDAAVKFYSEVMGFYVLMQPSEIVEDDSAIGVMCTDVFGPGWKHIRIAHLSTADGIGIELFEFAGNHAPEDNFAFRRHGTFHFAIQDPDLEGLLEKIIAAGGKQRMPVREYFPGEKPYRMVYVEDPFGNIFELYSHSYELTYSAGAYA encoded by the coding sequence ATGACCGCGACGCCCCGCAGCTTTTCTCACATCGGCCTTTCCGTCCCGGACCTCGACGCGGCCGTAAAATTTTATTCAGAAGTGATGGGCTTTTACGTGCTCATGCAACCAAGCGAAATCGTCGAGGACGACAGCGCGATCGGCGTGATGTGTACAGATGTCTTCGGCCCCGGCTGGAAGCACATTCGGATCGCGCATCTCTCGACAGCGGACGGCATCGGCATCGAACTTTTCGAGTTCGCGGGAAACCATGCCCCGGAAGACAACTTCGCCTTCCGCCGCCACGGAACCTTCCACTTCGCGATTCAAGACCCCGATCTCGAAGGACTTCTCGAGAAGATCATCGCCGCAGGCGGCAAGCAGAGAATGCCCGTGCGCGAATACTTTCCGGGCGAGAAACCCTATCGCATGGTTTACGTCGAAGACCCCTTCGGGAACATCTTCGAACTTTACAGCCACAGCTATGAGTTGACCTATTCCGCGGGCGCCTACGCGTAA
- a CDS encoding LysR family transcriptional regulator — translation MLNATWIETFTVLAEEGHFTRAAGRLNMTQPGVSQHLRKLEQQLGQALIAQDGKSFTLTPAGETVRDLGLSRRAEERALREAITRDDPNVGELRIACSGSFAMLFYPRAIEMMRDAPGLAIHVEAAPQSRILSGVLDGRFDLGVIGEDPRHPRIEAQHVGREELCLVLPKAVGGQVDFEQLEALGLVAHPDVYRYADELFPPNFPGPFAGADRLRVRSYVNQIGQIPAPVAEGVGYTLLPRSGVAAYPLADRVAVARLPTPQYQQLWSIFRRGRTTSARLKRIRGLIENLAATLD, via the coding sequence ATGCTCAACGCCACGTGGATCGAGACCTTCACCGTCCTCGCCGAAGAGGGGCATTTCACCCGCGCTGCGGGGCGGCTGAACATGACTCAGCCCGGCGTGTCGCAGCATTTGCGCAAGCTCGAGCAGCAACTCGGGCAGGCGTTGATCGCGCAGGATGGCAAGAGTTTCACACTGACCCCGGCAGGAGAGACGGTTCGCGATCTGGGCCTGTCACGGCGTGCCGAGGAACGGGCGTTGCGCGAAGCCATCACACGCGATGATCCGAATGTGGGAGAACTTCGGATCGCCTGCTCGGGAAGCTTTGCGATGCTCTTCTATCCGCGCGCCATTGAGATGATGCGCGATGCCCCCGGACTCGCGATCCATGTCGAGGCGGCGCCGCAGTCCCGGATTCTGTCGGGCGTGCTTGACGGGCGCTTCGACCTTGGCGTGATCGGCGAGGACCCTCGCCACCCACGCATCGAGGCGCAACACGTAGGGCGCGAGGAACTGTGCCTCGTGCTGCCCAAGGCTGTTGGCGGGCAGGTGGACTTCGAGCAGCTTGAAGCGCTGGGTCTCGTCGCTCATCCAGATGTCTATCGCTACGCCGACGAGCTGTTTCCCCCGAACTTTCCTGGGCCCTTCGCCGGTGCCGACAGGCTGAGGGTGCGAAGCTACGTCAACCAGATCGGCCAGATACCGGCCCCCGTCGCCGAAGGCGTGGGCTACACCCTACTGCCGCGCAGCGGAGTCGCTGCATATCCACTTGCCGACCGCGTGGCTGTCGCGCGGTTGCCCACGCCACAATACCAGCAGTTGTGGTCCATATTCCGGCGCGGTCGCACCACAAGTGCGCGCCTTAAACGGATCCGGGGGCTCATCGAGAACCTCGCGGCCACGCTGGACTGA
- a CDS encoding IS5 family transposase: MSRPPKTTYKTTNWQSYNQALRQRGSLTVWFDPSMHWEAIPSGRRGRQQAYSDAAIQACLTLKTLLGLPLRQATGFVASLLELSGLGWSVPDFSTLSRRQKTLSVTIPYRGSKGPLHLLVDSTGIKVEGEGEWHTRKHGGSKRRVWRKLHLGIDEETLEIRAVEVTSSNVGDAPMLPDLLAQLPPDQEIATVTADGAYDTRACHDAIADRGAAAIIPPRRNARPWKPDTAGARARNEILRTSKHLGRALWRNWSGYHRRSRVETKMNCVKLLGQKLMSRDFDRQVAEVQLRAAVMNRFTALGIPVTVALG; encoded by the coding sequence ATGAGCAGACCTCCGAAGACGACCTACAAGACCACCAACTGGCAAAGCTACAATCAGGCGCTGAGGCAGCGCGGATCACTGACCGTTTGGTTCGATCCCTCGATGCATTGGGAAGCCATTCCGTCGGGGCGTCGCGGCCGTCAGCAGGCCTATAGCGACGCTGCGATCCAGGCCTGCCTCACCCTCAAGACACTCCTCGGGCTGCCGCTCCGCCAAGCGACCGGTTTCGTGGCGAGCCTGCTCGAACTGTCCGGGCTCGGCTGGTCCGTGCCGGACTTCAGCACTCTGTCACGTCGCCAGAAGACTTTGAGCGTGACGATCCCGTATCGCGGTTCCAAGGGGCCGCTGCATCTGCTCGTGGACAGCACCGGCATCAAGGTGGAAGGCGAAGGCGAGTGGCACACGCGCAAGCATGGCGGCTCGAAACGAAGGGTCTGGCGCAAGCTCCACCTCGGGATCGATGAGGAAACGCTGGAGATCCGGGCGGTCGAGGTCACCTCCAGCAATGTCGGCGACGCGCCGATGCTGCCGGACCTGCTTGCCCAGCTGCCCCCGGATCAGGAGATCGCCACCGTTACAGCAGACGGTGCCTACGACACGCGCGCCTGCCACGACGCCATCGCTGACCGCGGTGCGGCAGCAATCATTCCGCCCCGCCGCAACGCGAGACCCTGGAAGCCGGACACGGCAGGAGCCCGAGCGCGCAACGAGATACTGCGGACGTCAAAGCATCTTGGCCGGGCGCTGTGGCGGAACTGGAGCGGCTACCACCGACGTAGCAGGGTGGAGACGAAAATGAACTGCGTAAAGCTACTCGGACAGAAGCTGATGTCCCGCGACTTCGACCGCCAGGTTGCCGAAGTTCAGCTCCGTGCGGCGGTGATGAACCGCTTCACTGCCCTCGGCATCCCGGTCACCGTGGCCCTGGGATAA
- a CDS encoding mandelate racemase/muconate lactonizing enzyme family protein, whose translation MAKIERVEIFMVNLLPKVKRTDAIQSFVSQETPFVRITDAEGASGLGYSYTIGQGGPAIMSLLRETLVPRLIGQEAEAIQRIWRDLLFSSHATSVGAITSLALAAVDTALWDLRCKRAGLPLWRMLGGAKDSVPMYTTEGGWLHIETDDLVADALSAQAAGFAGSKVKIGRPHLSEDRERLTAVREAVGPAFEIMVDANQSFNLAEATRRAKVLEPLAIAWFEEPMPADDVASHAVLSARTSVPVAVGESMYSLSQFKDYLVGNAASIVQVDVARIGGITPWMKVAHMAEAHNVPVCPHFLMELHVSLVCAIPNAPWLEYIPQLDELTKAPMRMENRRAYPSDSPGLGIDWDEDRLAASRVKGLDLTAS comes from the coding sequence ATGGCCAAGATCGAGCGCGTCGAGATATTCATGGTGAACCTGCTTCCGAAGGTGAAGCGCACGGACGCGATCCAGAGCTTCGTGAGCCAGGAAACGCCCTTCGTGCGGATCACGGATGCCGAAGGCGCAAGCGGGCTTGGCTATTCCTACACGATCGGGCAGGGCGGTCCTGCCATTATGTCGCTTCTGCGCGAGACACTGGTTCCCCGGCTGATCGGGCAGGAGGCCGAGGCGATCCAGCGCATCTGGCGCGACCTGCTGTTTTCCAGCCATGCAACCAGCGTCGGGGCGATCACCTCGCTCGCGCTGGCAGCCGTGGACACGGCGCTCTGGGACCTGCGCTGCAAGCGGGCGGGGCTGCCGCTTTGGCGCATGCTGGGAGGGGCGAAAGACAGCGTTCCGATGTACACGACCGAAGGCGGCTGGCTGCACATCGAGACGGACGATCTTGTCGCCGATGCGCTTTCGGCGCAGGCCGCCGGGTTCGCGGGCAGCAAGGTCAAGATCGGGCGCCCGCACCTGAGCGAGGACCGGGAGCGGCTCACAGCGGTCCGCGAGGCCGTGGGGCCCGCGTTCGAGATCATGGTGGATGCCAACCAGTCCTTCAATCTCGCCGAGGCGACCCGGCGCGCGAAGGTGCTCGAGCCGCTCGCCATCGCCTGGTTCGAAGAGCCGATGCCGGCCGACGACGTGGCCTCTCACGCGGTCCTGTCGGCGCGAACCTCGGTGCCGGTCGCCGTTGGCGAGAGCATGTATTCTCTGAGCCAGTTCAAGGACTACCTCGTCGGAAACGCGGCAAGCATCGTGCAAGTGGACGTCGCGCGCATCGGAGGGATCACCCCCTGGATGAAGGTCGCCCACATGGCGGAGGCGCACAATGTGCCGGTCTGTCCGCACTTCCTGATGGAACTGCACGTAAGCCTCGTCTGCGCGATCCCGAATGCGCCGTGGCTGGAATACATCCCGCAGCTTGATGAACTGACCAAGGCGCCGATGCGGATGGAGAACCGTCGGGCCTACCCGAGCGACAGCCCCGGTCTCGGGATCGATTGGGACGAGGACAGGCTTGCCGCGTCGCGGGTAAAGGGGCTGGATTTGACCGCAAGCTAA